From Heliomicrobium modesticaldum Ice1, a single genomic window includes:
- a CDS encoding DNA adenine methylase: MNSIISWVGGKKALRSLIYQRMPKEFGRYVEVFGGGGWVLFGKPPGADMEVYNDFNADLANLFRCVKERPFALLKELNFLPLNGRDEFNVLKKYLEKEEFTSEYLREELELAQQNLSGPQFEEIKAILMESAVMNDVKRAAAFFKLIRYSYGSGCTSYSCQPFDIRKTFHLIWSGSRRLKDTVIENKDFEALIRQYDRDNAFFYCDPPYFETEGHYAVEFRREDHARLRDTLAGCQGKWLVSYNDCEYIRELYKDYQIEAVSRINNLAQRYDNGCEFPEVLISNYDTSERMRDIPTQIGLFDLMDDLYDTE, from the coding sequence TTGAACAGCATCATCAGTTGGGTCGGCGGGAAAAAAGCCTTGCGATCCCTTATCTACCAGCGGATGCCCAAGGAGTTTGGACGGTACGTTGAGGTCTTCGGCGGCGGTGGCTGGGTGCTGTTCGGAAAGCCGCCCGGTGCCGACATGGAGGTCTACAACGACTTCAACGCCGACCTTGCCAACCTGTTCCGCTGCGTCAAGGAGCGCCCTTTCGCCCTGCTCAAGGAGTTGAACTTCCTGCCCTTAAACGGCAGGGACGAATTCAACGTCCTGAAAAAATATCTTGAAAAGGAGGAATTCACCAGCGAATACCTGCGGGAGGAACTGGAGCTGGCCCAGCAAAACTTGAGCGGGCCGCAGTTCGAGGAAATCAAGGCCATCCTCATGGAGAGCGCCGTCATGAATGACGTCAAGCGGGCCGCCGCTTTCTTCAAGCTCATCCGCTACAGCTACGGCAGCGGCTGCACCTCATATAGCTGCCAGCCCTTTGATATCCGGAAAACCTTCCACCTGATATGGTCGGGAAGCCGCAGGCTCAAAGACACGGTGATCGAGAACAAGGACTTCGAGGCGTTGATCCGTCAGTACGACAGGGACAACGCCTTTTTTTATTGTGACCCGCCGTACTTCGAAACAGAAGGTCACTACGCAGTGGAATTCCGCAGGGAGGATCACGCGCGGCTGCGGGACACGCTGGCCGGCTGCCAGGGCAAATGGCTGGTGTCCTACAACGACTGCGAATACATCCGGGAACTGTACAAGGACTATCAAATCGAAGCCGTCAGCCGCATCAACAACCTGGCCCAAAGATATGATAACGGCTGTGAATTCCCCGAAGTCCTCATCTCCAACTACGACACCTCGGAGCGCATGCGGGACATCCCCACGCAGATAGGATTGTTTGATCTGATGGACGACTTATACGACACGGAATAG